A stretch of Schaalia odontolytica DNA encodes these proteins:
- a CDS encoding histidine phosphatase family protein — protein sequence MSASRIVLLRHGQTDFNLARRFQGRIDQPLNEAGRSQAAGAAGVLVSRLCEPSAEVGMIAAEDGRSYDDGGVRIVSSPLGRAVDTARIIARVFDIAGYPCEGPELDERLTERFYGSFEGKTYEEIAAEQPEAYAQYRAQGECDIAEVERSEVVGERVRDAVLEAARACRGDQSLIVVSHGSAIARGIVSLLGLDPAVFNGLRGVDNCHWSELVPVGMSTSKSAAISGWRLASHNIGSREDILGA from the coding sequence GTGAGCGCCTCGCGGATCGTCCTGCTGCGCCACGGCCAGACGGACTTCAACCTTGCACGGCGCTTTCAGGGGCGTATCGATCAGCCCCTGAACGAGGCCGGTCGTTCCCAGGCGGCGGGTGCCGCCGGCGTGCTGGTGAGCCGCCTGTGCGAGCCGAGTGCCGAGGTTGGCATGATTGCCGCCGAAGATGGGCGCAGCTACGACGACGGGGGAGTGCGCATCGTGAGCTCGCCCCTGGGGCGCGCGGTGGATACTGCGAGGATCATCGCACGCGTCTTTGACATCGCGGGCTACCCGTGCGAGGGGCCGGAACTCGACGAGCGGCTTACGGAGCGCTTCTACGGGAGCTTTGAGGGCAAGACCTACGAGGAGATAGCCGCCGAGCAGCCCGAGGCCTACGCGCAGTATCGCGCGCAGGGGGAGTGTGACATCGCCGAGGTGGAACGCTCCGAGGTCGTGGGTGAGCGCGTTCGCGATGCCGTCCTGGAAGCGGCACGGGCGTGCCGCGGGGACCAGTCTCTGATCGTCGTTTCGCATGGCTCTGCGATCGCGCGCGGCATCGTGTCGCTGCTGGGCCTGGATCCGGCGGTTTTCAATGGGCTGCGCGGAGTCGATAACTGCCACTGGTCGGAGCTCGTGCCTGTCGGGATGTCGACCTCTAAGAGCGCGGCCATCAGCGGGTGGCGGCTGGCGTCGCATAACATCGGCTCTCGTGAGGACATTTTGGGGGCATGA
- the rsfS gene encoding ribosome silencing factor: MSLPDATAELASLVARAAHDRGGINPVLVDVTSKLALADAFVVVSAPTDRQVRAIAEDIMDRIWAEHQRRPAHIEGRAEGTWVLLDYSDLLVHVLSEEEREYYALERLWGDCPAVPIDVDTDEARAAAAERAAAHGVESAQ, from the coding sequence GTGAGCCTTCCCGACGCTACCGCAGAACTGGCGAGCCTGGTTGCTCGCGCCGCGCACGACCGCGGCGGTATCAACCCGGTGCTTGTTGACGTGACCAGCAAGCTCGCCCTGGCGGACGCCTTCGTGGTTGTTTCGGCGCCGACGGACCGTCAGGTGCGTGCTATTGCCGAGGACATCATGGATCGTATCTGGGCCGAGCATCAGCGCCGCCCCGCCCACATCGAGGGGCGCGCGGAGGGTACGTGGGTGCTCCTGGACTACTCGGATCTGCTCGTCCACGTCCTGTCCGAGGAAGAACGCGAGTACTACGCTCTCGAGCGCCTGTGGGGCGACTGCCCGGCCGTGCCGATTGACGTAGACACCGACGAGGCCCGCGCCGCTGCCGCCGAGCGTGCTGCCGCGCACGGGGTGGAGAGTGCGCAGTGA
- the nadD gene encoding nicotinate-nucleotide adenylyltransferase, whose translation MSAQDNHTVQSSDEAAIEKTTEATAGATAAPASPQHPPRALRRRRAIGIMGGTFDPIHHGHLVAASEVMDVYGLDQVVFVPAAMQPFKADRRVTSAEHRYLMTVVATASNPRFAVSRVDIDRGGTTYTIDTLADLSREYPDSDFYFITGADALAQIAQWKDADKLFEQAHFIGVTRPGHNLSDPGLPHESVSLLEVPAMAISSTDCRTRVEEGKPVWYLVPDGVVQYINKYGLYRS comes from the coding sequence GTGAGTGCGCAGGATAACCACACGGTGCAGTCCTCCGACGAGGCCGCGATCGAAAAGACCACCGAGGCCACGGCGGGGGCGACCGCGGCCCCGGCCTCGCCCCAGCATCCCCCGCGCGCGCTGCGTCGGCGCCGCGCGATCGGCATCATGGGCGGTACCTTCGATCCGATCCACCACGGCCACCTCGTTGCGGCCTCGGAGGTCATGGACGTCTACGGCCTCGACCAGGTCGTCTTCGTCCCGGCGGCCATGCAGCCCTTCAAGGCGGATCGACGCGTGACCTCGGCGGAGCACCGCTACCTGATGACGGTCGTTGCAACGGCGTCGAACCCGCGCTTCGCCGTGTCTCGCGTGGATATTGACCGCGGTGGGACGACCTACACGATCGATACGCTGGCGGACCTGTCGCGCGAATACCCGGACTCGGATTTCTACTTCATCACGGGTGCCGACGCGCTGGCACAGATCGCGCAGTGGAAGGACGCCGACAAGCTCTTTGAGCAGGCGCACTTCATCGGCGTGACGCGCCCCGGGCACAACCTGTCGGATCCCGGCCTGCCGCACGAGTCCGTGTCGCTGCTGGAGGTCCCCGCTATGGCGATCTCGTCGACGGACTGCCGCACGCGCGTCGAAGAGGGCAAGCCGGTGTGGTACCTGGTGCCCGACGGCGTCGTCCAATACATCAACAAATACGGCCTGTACCGGTCCTAA
- a CDS encoding glutamate-5-semialdehyde dehydrogenase, which translates to MDTAADISQVTDAARAAARVLANATTQVKNRGLEAIAAALIDRSDQILAANAEDVARGRAEQMSEGLLDRLALTPDRIRGIAEAVREIAGLPDPIGQVVRGMRTDIGLRVTQERVPLGVIGIIYEARPNVTIDAASLALKAGNAVVLRGGSAAQSSNRVLIEVCRDALTSVGLPADAITTVDPWGRAGARAMMRARGAIDALIPRGGAGLINAVVEESRVPVIETGTGNCHVYVDASADLEAAEAIIMNAKTQRVGVCNAAETLLVHADVAERFLVAAVTRLTTAGVTIHADEATRAVVDGQPSIDAEMIVDATEADWETEYLSMDLAVRVVADVDEAIEHIRRYSSGHTEGIVASDVAVVRAFRSGIDAAAIAVNASTRFTDGGQLGLGAEVGISTQKLHARGPMGLAELTTTTWIYEGEGTIRP; encoded by the coding sequence GTGGATACTGCTGCAGATATTTCCCAGGTGACGGATGCTGCTCGCGCTGCGGCGCGAGTGCTCGCGAACGCGACGACCCAGGTAAAAAACCGCGGTCTCGAGGCGATTGCGGCTGCGCTCATTGATCGCAGTGACCAGATTCTGGCCGCTAATGCTGAAGATGTCGCCCGCGGTCGCGCGGAGCAGATGAGCGAGGGCCTGCTGGATCGCCTCGCTCTGACCCCCGATCGTATTCGTGGAATCGCCGAGGCTGTCCGCGAGATCGCGGGTTTGCCCGACCCGATCGGTCAGGTCGTGCGTGGAATGCGCACCGATATTGGCCTGCGCGTGACGCAGGAGCGCGTCCCCCTGGGCGTTATCGGCATCATCTACGAGGCCCGCCCCAACGTGACGATCGACGCTGCCTCGCTCGCTCTGAAGGCCGGCAACGCGGTCGTGCTGCGCGGTGGAAGCGCCGCACAGTCCTCGAATCGCGTTCTCATCGAGGTGTGCCGCGATGCGCTGACCTCCGTCGGCCTGCCCGCCGATGCGATCACCACGGTGGATCCGTGGGGCCGCGCGGGCGCCCGAGCGATGATGCGTGCGCGTGGCGCGATCGATGCGCTGATTCCGCGAGGGGGAGCGGGGCTTATCAATGCTGTCGTCGAAGAGTCGCGGGTTCCGGTTATCGAGACGGGCACGGGTAACTGCCATGTGTACGTGGATGCCTCCGCTGACCTGGAGGCCGCTGAGGCCATCATCATGAACGCGAAGACGCAGCGCGTGGGCGTGTGCAACGCGGCGGAGACGCTGCTCGTGCACGCCGACGTTGCCGAGCGTTTCCTCGTCGCTGCCGTTACCCGTCTGACGACGGCTGGCGTGACGATCCACGCGGATGAGGCCACCCGGGCCGTTGTCGATGGCCAGCCTTCGATCGATGCTGAGATGATCGTCGATGCAACCGAGGCCGACTGGGAGACCGAGTACCTCTCGATGGATCTGGCTGTGCGCGTCGTCGCCGACGTTGACGAGGCGATTGAGCATATTCGCCGCTATTCCTCGGGGCATACGGAGGGCATCGTGGCATCCGATGTGGCCGTCGTGCGCGCGTTCCGATCGGGCATCGATGCCGCGGCTATCGCGGTGAACGCCTCGACGCGCTTCACGGACGGCGGTCAGCTGGGTCTGGGCGCCGAGGTGGGTATCTCGACGCAGAAGTTGCACGCGCGTGGCCCGATGGGCCTCGCGGAGCTCACGACGACCACGTGGATCTACGAGGGTGAAGGAACGATCCGCCCGTGA
- the proB gene encoding glutamate 5-kinase: protein MSGVSAASRIVVKIGSSSLTREDGGLDLNRIDSVARLVARWRGADREVVIVSSGAVAAGLDPLGFTSKPKDLPSVQAAAAMGQGLLMARWTAAFQAHHLDAAQVLLTTDDVMRRDHYTNVRASLTRLLGLGVVPILNENDAVTTRELRFGDNDRLAALIAQMIKADALVLLTDVDGLYTAPPDHPGSKLIERVESADDLMSVLVTGAGSRVGTGGMATKVQAAMLATTSGIGVQLASADALESVLAGKNVGTWFEPSRERPASRRLWIAHVAPSRGEIIVDEGAAQAITVGKKSLLVAGVRSVLGHFEAGDVVDVASPTGLVARGVSGYDSDTLAEIAGSGTAELQAAGHEHPRPAIHRDDLAVLGDAFSALSAD from the coding sequence ATGAGTGGAGTGTCCGCGGCTTCTCGCATCGTCGTCAAGATCGGCTCGTCGTCGCTCACGCGCGAGGACGGCGGCCTGGACCTGAACCGTATCGACTCGGTCGCGCGCCTCGTGGCGCGCTGGCGCGGGGCGGACCGAGAGGTCGTCATCGTGTCGTCGGGTGCGGTCGCGGCGGGCCTTGATCCGCTCGGCTTCACCTCGAAACCGAAGGACCTGCCGAGCGTGCAGGCCGCTGCCGCGATGGGCCAGGGGCTTCTGATGGCGCGGTGGACGGCCGCATTCCAGGCGCATCACCTCGATGCCGCCCAGGTTCTGCTGACCACGGACGACGTGATGCGCCGCGACCACTACACGAACGTGCGCGCGTCGCTGACGCGTCTCCTCGGCCTCGGCGTCGTCCCGATTCTCAACGAGAACGATGCGGTGACCACCCGCGAGCTGCGTTTCGGCGACAACGATCGCCTCGCCGCGCTCATCGCGCAGATGATCAAGGCCGATGCCCTCGTGCTGCTGACGGACGTCGACGGCCTCTACACGGCTCCTCCGGACCACCCGGGCTCGAAGCTGATCGAGCGCGTTGAGAGCGCGGACGACCTCATGAGCGTGCTCGTGACCGGCGCTGGCTCTCGCGTGGGCACGGGCGGCATGGCGACGAAGGTGCAGGCCGCCATGCTGGCGACCACCAGCGGCATCGGCGTGCAGCTGGCATCCGCGGATGCTCTGGAGTCGGTGCTTGCGGGCAAGAACGTCGGTACGTGGTTCGAGCCGTCGCGGGAGCGTCCGGCCTCGCGCCGCCTGTGGATCGCCCACGTGGCTCCGTCGCGCGGCGAAATCATCGTCGACGAGGGCGCAGCCCAGGCGATCACGGTCGGCAAGAAGTCTCTGCTGGTCGCCGGCGTACGTTCCGTGCTTGGCCACTTCGAGGCCGGCGACGTCGTCGACGTGGCTTCCCCGACGGGACTGGTCGCCCGCGGTGTGTCGGGATACGACTCCGACACGCTGGCCGAGATCGCAGGATCGGGCACGGCGGAACTGCAGGCTGCGGGTCATGAGCATCCCAGGCCGGCCATCCACCGCGACGATCTGGCGGTGTTGGGCGACGCATTTTCTGCGCTGAGCGCTGACTGA
- the obgE gene encoding GTPase ObgE encodes MADFVDRVTLHAMGGNGGNGVASIKREKFKPLAGPDGGDGGNGGSVILEVSEQETTLLNYHRSPHRRADNGTPGMGDFRQGKTGADIILPVPEGTVVKSMSGELLSDLTGAGARYVVAEGGRGGLGNAALASKARKAPGFALLGEPGEERDVILELKSVADVALVGFPSAGKSSLIAALSSARPKIADYPFTTLVPNLGVVSAGDTRYTVADVPGLIPGASQGRGLGLDFLRHIERCAVIVHVLDTAAFETDREPVEDLRIIEAELEAYQGDLTQVEGYVPIMERPRVIVLNKIDIPDGRDLAEITRPDLESFGWPVLEVSAVSHEGLKELSFALAGIVEAERAKRPALEAARPVIRPKAVGRSVEITVRKTRKDGEEVFQVRGDKPERWVRQTDFANDEAVGYLADRLNAAGVEDELMKAGAVAGDTVVIGDLDGGVVFDWEPTLTTGPELLGSRGTDLRLDQNARPSRKERREVYHQVMDAKTAARDELWTERQAGHWTDASDQS; translated from the coding sequence GTGGCAGACTTCGTGGATCGCGTGACTCTGCATGCGATGGGTGGCAACGGCGGTAACGGCGTTGCCTCGATTAAGCGTGAAAAGTTCAAGCCGCTGGCCGGCCCTGATGGCGGAGACGGTGGCAATGGCGGCTCGGTCATCCTGGAGGTGAGCGAGCAGGAGACCACGCTGCTGAACTACCACCGTAGCCCGCATCGTCGTGCGGATAACGGCACGCCCGGCATGGGTGACTTCCGTCAGGGTAAGACCGGCGCGGACATCATCCTGCCGGTTCCCGAGGGCACGGTCGTCAAGTCGATGTCGGGTGAGCTGCTCTCTGACCTGACGGGTGCGGGCGCCCGATACGTGGTCGCCGAGGGCGGCCGCGGCGGCCTGGGCAACGCGGCGCTGGCGTCGAAGGCTCGTAAGGCCCCTGGCTTTGCCCTGCTGGGCGAGCCCGGCGAGGAGCGCGACGTCATCCTTGAGCTGAAGTCCGTCGCGGATGTGGCTCTCGTTGGCTTCCCGTCGGCGGGTAAGTCCTCGCTGATTGCGGCCCTGAGCTCGGCGCGCCCGAAGATCGCCGATTACCCCTTTACGACGCTGGTCCCGAACCTGGGCGTCGTGTCGGCCGGCGACACGCGCTACACGGTCGCCGACGTTCCCGGCCTGATCCCCGGTGCCTCTCAGGGACGAGGCCTCGGCCTTGACTTTCTGCGCCACATCGAGCGTTGCGCCGTCATCGTGCACGTGCTCGACACGGCCGCCTTCGAGACTGATCGCGAGCCGGTTGAGGACCTGCGCATCATCGAGGCAGAGCTGGAGGCTTACCAGGGTGACCTGACGCAGGTCGAGGGCTACGTGCCGATCATGGAGCGCCCCCGCGTCATCGTTTTGAACAAGATCGACATCCCGGATGGGCGTGATCTCGCCGAGATTACGCGCCCGGACCTGGAGTCTTTCGGCTGGCCCGTCCTTGAGGTGTCTGCCGTGTCCCACGAGGGCCTGAAGGAGCTGTCCTTTGCTCTAGCCGGTATCGTCGAGGCGGAGCGCGCGAAGCGTCCCGCCCTCGAGGCTGCTCGTCCCGTCATCCGTCCTAAGGCTGTCGGGCGCAGCGTGGAGATCACCGTGCGCAAGACCCGTAAGGATGGCGAGGAAGTCTTCCAGGTGCGCGGCGACAAGCCGGAGCGCTGGGTGCGTCAGACCGACTTCGCCAACGACGAGGCCGTGGGCTACCTTGCGGATCGCCTGAACGCAGCGGGCGTTGAGGACGAACTGATGAAGGCCGGCGCGGTTGCTGGCGACACCGTCGTGATCGGCGACCTGGATGGAGGCGTCGTCTTCGACTGGGAGCCGACCCTGACGACCGGACCGGAGCTGCTGGGCTCGCGCGGCACCGACCTGCGCCTGGACCAGAACGCGCGTCCAAGCCGCAAGGAGCGCCGCGAGGTGTACCACCAGGTCATGGATGCCAAGACCGCTGCCCGTGACGAGCTGTGGACGGAGCGCCAGGCCGGACACTGGACCGACGCGTCGGATCAGTCATGA
- the rpmA gene encoding 50S ribosomal protein L27 — MAHKKGLGSSRNGRDSNAQRLGVKRYGGQLVNAGEILVRQRGTHFHPGDGVGRGKDDTLFALRAGAVEFGRKRDRKVVSVSPVSA, encoded by the coding sequence ATGGCACATAAGAAGGGCCTTGGTTCCTCCCGTAACGGTCGCGACTCGAACGCGCAGCGCCTCGGCGTGAAGCGCTACGGCGGCCAGCTGGTCAACGCTGGTGAGATCCTCGTTCGTCAGCGCGGCACCCACTTCCACCCTGGCGACGGCGTTGGCCGTGGCAAGGATGACACCCTGTTCGCCCTGCGCGCCGGTGCGGTCGAGTTCGGCCGCAAGCGCGATCGCAAGGTCGTCAGCGTTTCGCCGGTCTCTGCCTGA
- the rplU gene encoding 50S ribosomal protein L21, which produces MSSNVVYAIVKAGGRQEKVSVGDVVVVDKLAEEIGSSIELQPLMLVDGDAITVDAAKLGKVSVKAEVVDSAKGPKISIIKYKNKSGYRKRQGHRQKMSVVKITEIA; this is translated from the coding sequence ATGAGCTCCAACGTGGTCTACGCGATCGTCAAGGCTGGCGGCCGGCAGGAAAAGGTGTCCGTCGGTGACGTCGTCGTCGTCGACAAGCTGGCAGAAGAAATCGGTTCGAGCATCGAGCTCCAGCCGCTGATGCTGGTGGATGGCGACGCCATCACCGTTGACGCAGCCAAGCTGGGCAAGGTTTCCGTCAAGGCTGAGGTTGTTGACTCGGCCAAGGGCCCCAAGATTTCCATCATTAAGTACAAGAACAAGTCGGGCTACCGCAAGCGCCAGGGACACCGTCAGAAGATGTCGGTCGTCAAGATCACCGAGATCGCCTGA
- a CDS encoding Rne/Rng family ribonuclease: MKKGASRHGARTRHWRIVTTESTTPVAPAASLLFQAPVFQAAPEVAPPAIVEEPEPKRRRKSAATDEESAPREEAAPKRRRRSKKAADEAETAEAPEAPASESEEAPAEPKTRRRRRSKKTDEASAPAQEDADKADAPAQDSDSSDEEETSGRRRRRRRARSSASSEEGGDPADQVQALKGSTRLEAKKMRRREGRREGRRRHSISESEFLARRESVERTMVIRDQDGLDQIAILEDGLLVEHYVARRTQSSMVGNIYLGRVQNVLPSMEAAFVDVGRGRNAVLYAGEVNWDAVGMEGKPRRIEAALKSGDPVLVQVTKDPIGHKGARLTSQITLAGRYLVLIPGGSMMGISRKLPDKERARLKKILKAVVPSGSGVIVRTAAEGATEEQIRDDVARLTRQWEDIEKKRTNTKSAPTLLRGEPELAVRVVRDIFNEDFSKLVIEGRDTYATVKEYVDELSPELSDRVEQWVGTEDVFRAHRIDEQLAKGMDRKVWLPSGGTLIIDRTEAMTVIDVNTGKFIGAGGTLEETVTRNNLEAAEEIVRQLRLRDIGGIVIIDFVDMVLESNRDLVLRRLVECLGRDRTRHQVTEITSLGLVQMTRKRVGEGLVEAFSSPCEACEGRGFIVHQHPVETSGAEQSSKGSKGSKKQQKKAEPRRIEDNADHERAKEALSAIAAASTRKEEESTAEEAAPTKKRRTRAASTEAKEPEATSVEQVAAPEAPAEESASKPAAEKAEESATKRPRRRRRVAESAPLPELPVHIDLPEPVDHSDEPAAPAKDASEIQLPEHREKAPATRRRASRKAATASSEEPAEAPAPKKTRRRATAQTAVPEVQTDEAPATAPVSAPALEEAPAQAPAAPRKTRKRRAAVSTGIVEPDAAPAPVVIDLPARAEVSTPAVPTKSTDDIALPEASDQPRVKRRRRAASTGIVDAG; the protein is encoded by the coding sequence ATGAAAAAGGGTGCGTCCAGGCACGGGGCGCGCACCCGCCATTGGAGAATCGTGACAACCGAATCCACCACGCCCGTGGCACCCGCCGCGTCGTTGCTGTTCCAGGCGCCCGTGTTCCAGGCTGCCCCCGAGGTCGCTCCTCCCGCGATTGTCGAGGAACCCGAGCCTAAGCGTCGCCGTAAGTCCGCTGCCACCGATGAGGAGTCTGCTCCTCGCGAAGAGGCTGCCCCGAAGCGTCGCCGTCGCTCCAAGAAGGCCGCTGACGAGGCCGAGACTGCGGAAGCCCCCGAGGCTCCCGCCTCCGAGTCTGAGGAGGCGCCCGCCGAACCGAAGACCCGCCGTCGCCGTCGCTCCAAGAAGACGGACGAGGCCTCGGCCCCCGCCCAGGAAGACGCCGACAAGGCCGACGCGCCCGCGCAGGACTCCGACTCCTCGGACGAGGAGGAAACCTCCGGTCGTCGCCGTCGTCGCCGTCGCGCGCGCAGCTCCGCTTCCTCCGAGGAAGGCGGTGATCCCGCGGACCAGGTCCAGGCCCTGAAGGGATCCACGCGCCTGGAGGCGAAGAAGATGCGCCGCCGCGAAGGCCGCCGCGAAGGCCGCCGTCGCCACTCCATCTCCGAGTCCGAGTTCCTCGCGCGCCGTGAGTCCGTCGAGCGCACGATGGTCATCCGTGACCAGGACGGCCTCGACCAGATCGCGATCCTCGAAGACGGCCTGCTTGTCGAGCACTACGTCGCGCGTCGCACGCAGTCCTCGATGGTTGGCAACATCTACCTGGGCCGCGTCCAGAACGTGCTTCCCTCGATGGAAGCGGCATTCGTCGACGTGGGCCGCGGACGCAACGCCGTCCTGTACGCCGGCGAGGTCAATTGGGACGCCGTCGGCATGGAGGGCAAGCCCCGTCGTATCGAGGCGGCGCTGAAGTCTGGCGATCCGGTCCTCGTTCAGGTGACGAAGGACCCGATCGGCCACAAGGGCGCCCGCCTGACCTCTCAGATCACGCTGGCCGGCCGCTACCTGGTCCTCATCCCCGGTGGATCCATGATGGGCATCTCCCGCAAGCTTCCGGACAAGGAGCGCGCTCGCCTGAAGAAGATCCTCAAGGCTGTCGTGCCGTCGGGCTCTGGCGTCATCGTGCGCACCGCCGCGGAAGGCGCGACGGAGGAGCAGATCCGCGACGACGTCGCTCGCCTGACCCGTCAGTGGGAGGACATCGAGAAGAAGCGCACCAACACGAAGAGCGCCCCGACGCTGCTGCGCGGGGAGCCTGAGCTGGCCGTGCGCGTCGTGCGCGACATCTTCAATGAGGACTTCTCGAAGCTCGTGATCGAGGGGCGCGACACCTACGCGACCGTCAAGGAATACGTCGACGAGCTCAGCCCCGAGCTCTCCGATCGCGTCGAGCAGTGGGTGGGCACGGAGGACGTCTTCCGCGCGCACCGCATCGACGAGCAGCTCGCCAAGGGCATGGACCGCAAGGTGTGGCTGCCCTCGGGCGGCACCCTGATCATCGACCGCACCGAGGCGATGACCGTCATCGACGTCAACACCGGCAAGTTCATCGGCGCCGGCGGCACGCTCGAGGAGACGGTGACCCGTAACAACCTCGAAGCTGCCGAAGAGATCGTGCGCCAGCTGCGCCTGCGCGACATCGGTGGCATCGTCATCATCGATTTCGTGGACATGGTCCTCGAATCCAACCGTGACCTCGTGCTGCGTCGCCTGGTGGAGTGCCTGGGACGCGACCGTACGCGCCACCAGGTCACCGAGATTACGTCCCTGGGCCTCGTCCAGATGACCCGCAAGCGCGTGGGTGAGGGCCTCGTCGAGGCATTCTCCTCCCCGTGTGAGGCCTGCGAGGGCCGCGGCTTCATCGTTCACCAGCACCCGGTGGAGACCTCCGGAGCCGAACAGTCTTCGAAGGGCTCGAAGGGTTCGAAGAAGCAGCAGAAGAAGGCTGAGCCTCGCCGTATCGAGGACAACGCCGATCACGAGCGCGCCAAGGAGGCCCTGAGCGCGATCGCCGCCGCTTCGACCCGTAAGGAAGAGGAGAGCACGGCTGAGGAGGCCGCTCCCACCAAGAAGCGCCGCACGCGCGCCGCTTCGACCGAGGCCAAGGAACCCGAGGCTACTTCCGTCGAGCAGGTTGCAGCGCCCGAGGCCCCCGCTGAGGAATCCGCATCCAAGCCCGCCGCCGAGAAGGCCGAGGAAAGCGCGACCAAGCGCCCTCGTCGTCGCCGCCGCGTCGCCGAGTCCGCTCCGCTGCCCGAACTGCCCGTGCACATCGACCTTCCCGAGCCGGTCGATCACTCGGACGAGCCTGCGGCCCCCGCCAAGGATGCTTCCGAGATTCAGTTGCCCGAGCATCGCGAGAAGGCTCCGGCCACGCGTCGCCGCGCATCCCGCAAGGCTGCCACGGCCTCGTCCGAAGAACCGGCCGAGGCTCCCGCACCGAAGAAGACCCGTCGCCGCGCCACCGCGCAGACGGCTGTCCCCGAGGTGCAGACGGACGAGGCTCCGGCCACCGCGCCGGTGAGCGCGCCGGCCCTGGAGGAGGCTCCCGCCCAGGCACCCGCCGCGCCGCGCAAGACTCGCAAGCGTCGCGCCGCCGTCTCGACCGGCATCGTCGAGCCCGACGCGGCCCCTGCTCCTGTCGTCATCGACCTGCCCGCGCGCGCCGAGGTGAGCACCCCGGCGGTGCCGACCAAGTCGACCGATGACATTGCGCTTCCCGAGGCGAGCGATCAGCCGCGCGTCAAGCGCCGTCGTCGCGCCGCATCGACCGGCATCGTCGACGCCGGTTAA
- a CDS encoding cytochrome ubiquinol oxidase subunit I, translating to MTLAQTALDAVTVGRWQFGVTTVYHFVLVPLTIGLSLLVAIMQTAWHRTGKEYWLQATRFFGKLLLINFALGVATGIVQEFQFGMNWSEYSRFVGDIFGAPLAVEALLAFFLESTFLGLWIFGWGRLSKGMHLLTIWCVALGTMFSAAWILAANAWMQHPVGARFNPETGRAELDGVSGFMELITSGVYLSEYAHVITSAWLVAGSFVAGISIWWMVRTAREGSEEAMAQSRNVWRPIARFGLTAVLIGGLGTAASGHIQGQEMVEVQPMKMAAAEGICMDTDGAAFTVAQFGSCPLGDDGAQPTQFIKVPGVASFMSHNSFTATSEGVADVQERMVELLNSDANFTAKYGDASQYDFRPPQMVAFWSFRFMIGLGMLAFLLAAWGLWATRGGRTSSNKWLSVLALVNLPLPFAAASFGWIFTEMGRQPWVVVPNLQALSAGSDLGSVNMMTDMGISPNVPAGQMLTSLILFTLLYGVLGVMWYILMKRYAVEGIHSSKADKAEADAPADLSFGY from the coding sequence ATGACCCTCGCGCAGACAGCGCTTGACGCGGTCACCGTCGGACGATGGCAGTTCGGTGTTACCACCGTCTACCACTTCGTCCTCGTGCCGCTGACGATCGGCCTGTCCCTGCTGGTTGCCATCATGCAGACCGCGTGGCACCGCACCGGCAAGGAATACTGGCTGCAAGCAACTCGCTTCTTTGGCAAACTCCTCCTCATCAACTTCGCGCTCGGTGTCGCCACCGGTATCGTGCAGGAGTTCCAGTTCGGCATGAACTGGTCCGAATACTCCCGCTTCGTCGGCGACATCTTCGGCGCCCCCCTGGCCGTTGAGGCCCTCCTCGCCTTCTTCCTCGAGTCCACCTTCCTGGGCCTGTGGATCTTCGGCTGGGGCCGCCTCTCCAAGGGCATGCACCTGCTGACAATCTGGTGCGTCGCCCTGGGCACCATGTTCTCCGCGGCCTGGATCCTCGCGGCCAACGCATGGATGCAGCACCCCGTGGGCGCCCGCTTCAACCCCGAGACTGGCCGCGCCGAGCTCGACGGCGTGAGCGGCTTCATGGAGCTCATCACCTCCGGCGTGTACCTGAGCGAATACGCACACGTCATCACCTCCGCCTGGCTGGTCGCCGGCTCCTTCGTTGCCGGCATCTCCATCTGGTGGATGGTGCGCACCGCCCGCGAGGGCTCCGAGGAGGCCATGGCTCAGTCGCGTAACGTCTGGCGCCCGATCGCCCGCTTCGGCCTGACCGCCGTCCTCATCGGCGGCCTCGGCACCGCTGCCTCCGGCCACATCCAGGGCCAGGAGATGGTTGAGGTCCAGCCCATGAAGATGGCTGCCGCCGAAGGCATCTGCATGGACACCGACGGCGCGGCATTCACCGTTGCCCAGTTCGGCTCCTGCCCCCTCGGCGATGACGGCGCGCAGCCGACCCAGTTCATCAAGGTCCCCGGCGTCGCGTCCTTCATGTCGCACAACTCCTTCACCGCCACCTCCGAGGGCGTCGCTGACGTCCAGGAGCGCATGGTGGAGCTGCTCAACTCGGATGCGAACTTCACCGCCAAGTACGGTGACGCCTCGCAGTACGACTTCCGTCCTCCGCAGATGGTCGCCTTCTGGTCGTTCCGCTTCATGATCGGCCTGGGCATGCTGGCCTTCCTGCTGGCGGCATGGGGCCTGTGGGCCACCCGCGGTGGACGCACCTCGTCCAACAAGTGGCTGAGCGTCCTCGCCCTGGTCAACCTCCCGCTGCCGTTCGCTGCCGCTTCCTTCGGCTGGATCTTCACCGAGATGGGTCGTCAGCCGTGGGTTGTCGTCCCGAACCTGCAGGCGCTGTCCGCGGGCTCCGACCTGGGTTCCGTCAACATGATGACCGACATGGGTATCTCCCCCAACGTCCCGGCTGGCCAGATGCTCACCTCGCTCATCCTGTTCACCCTGCTGTACGGCGTCCTCGGCGTCATGTGGTACATCCTCATGAAGCGCTACGCCGTCGAGGGCATCCACTCGTCCAAGGCCGACAAGGCTGAGGCCGATGCTCCCGCCGACCTGTCCTTCGGATACTGA